The following coding sequences lie in one Mycobacterium sp. DL440 genomic window:
- a CDS encoding flavin reductase family protein, whose translation MTIDLPAADKVLAGLRPFPVAITTIDNGFANGLMSLSAGSASIVPELPRATVSLTKYNRTHDMLVNSGIFVMHMLSAGPEEIDASMDILMTLGGSSGRDGDKIAKLRTKAGVTGAPILLDAHSYVECRITGSLDNDENTIFVGDVVAAEVFSTEQRLRIGEAWGKLPHEWIEQYEANHEPQLQSARDLRAAAAARA comes from the coding sequence ATGACAATCGACCTCCCGGCCGCCGACAAGGTACTGGCCGGCCTACGACCCTTCCCGGTGGCGATCACCACCATCGACAACGGCTTCGCGAACGGCCTGATGTCGCTGTCGGCAGGCTCGGCCAGCATCGTCCCCGAGCTGCCCCGCGCCACAGTCAGCCTGACCAAGTACAACCGGACGCACGACATGTTGGTCAACTCAGGCATTTTCGTGATGCACATGCTGTCGGCCGGCCCGGAGGAGATCGACGCCTCGATGGACATCCTGATGACGCTGGGCGGCAGCTCGGGCCGCGATGGCGACAAGATCGCCAAGCTGCGCACCAAGGCCGGGGTCACCGGGGCGCCGATCCTGCTCGACGCGCACAGCTACGTCGAGTGCCGCATCACCGGCTCGCTCGACAACGACGAGAACACCATCTTCGTCGGTGACGTGGTGGCCGCCGAGGTGTTCAGCACCGAGCAGCGGCTCCGCATCGGCGAGGCGTGGGGCAAGCTGCCACACGAATGGATCGAGCAGTACGAAGCCAATCACGAGCCGCAACTACAGAGCGCA